The DNA sequence CTCGAGGGTATCGCCGTCGACCTCGAGGTCCAACAGCCACCCCTGGCCATAGGGATCGGAGTTCACCAGCGCCGGGTTGGCATCCAGATCGCCGTTGACGGCAATTACTTTCGCGGTGACCGGCGCATAGAGGTCCGACACCGACTTGGTGGACTCCACCTCACCGAAGGACTCACCGGCGGTGACCTCGGAGCCGACCTCGGGCAACTGGACGAAGACCACGTCCCCGAGGGAGGACTGGGCGAAGTCGGTGATCCCGACCCGCACGGTGCCGTTGCCGGTGACCCGCACCCACTCGTGCTCGGCGGTGTAGCGCAGGTCGGCTGGGATTTCGCTCACAGTGCTCCTTCAAGAACGCTCATTTGACGGGCTGAGCGTATTGGCGTGCTTTCGGTTGCCGCAAGGTGGTGATGTCCACACGATCGGTCTGAGACACCGTCATGGTCCCGCCGACCCGTTCGACGCTGTCAACCGCTCCGCCGGGAATGTTCATCGCCGCCGCCAGGGTCGGTGGATCGCCAATGGCCAGAACAGAATACGGCGGGCTCAGGGTTTGGTTGTCGATCTGCAGGGCACCGGGGGCGCCGACCACCCAGGTGTCGACCCCGACCCGGACGGCCTGCTGGCCGGATCGGATCTCCATGGCCTCCGCGCCCGCGGCGCGCAATTCGTTGATCACATCGAGCATGGTCTCCGGGGCCACGCCGGGTCCCGGGTCGGTGATGGTGATGCTCACCCCCGGACCGGTGGCCGCCACCGTGCCGATCAGGATCGAGAGCGCGGCCAGCCTGGTCTGGGCGTTCTGGATGGCGGCCTGGTCGCTGTTACCGGCCGCCTGCATGGCCGCCAGGTTGCGCTGGAGTTCGGCCACCTCGGTGTTGAGCGCCGCCTCGCGTTGTTGCAGCGAGTCCAGCAGCACCAGCAGATCGGCGGGCCGCGCGGTCTCCAGCGCGTCCCCGGACTCGGTCTGGCGGACCTGGGTGACGATCGCGATACCGAGCACCAGGCACAGCAGCACCCCGAGCACCCCGAACACCAGCTGGGATCGGGTCCGCCGGGGTGGCGGGTCCGGCTCGGCGGGCTGCTCCCCCTCGGTCATCTCAGGCCCCGAACAGTCTGCGGCGCAAGGCCGCGGCATTGCCGAAGATGCGGATGCCGAGCACGACGATGATCGCGGTGGACAGTTGGGTGCCGACGCCGAGCTGGTCGCCGACATAGACGATGAGCGCGGCGACCAGGACGTTGAACACGAAGGAGATCACGAACACCTTGGCGTCGAAGATCTTCTCCAGGTAGGCGCGCAGCCCGCCGAACACGGCGTCGAGCGCCGCGACGACCGCGATCGGCAGGTACGGCTGGATCACCTCGGGGACGCTCGGGTGGAACACCAGGCCCAGCACGATGCCGACGACGAGTGCCGCGATTCCGATCATGTTCTCTTCCTAGGGCCCGATCTGCTTGGCAAATTTAGTCTCTCGGACCGGACCGGCGGGCAGCGACAGGCCGTCGCCGTTGCTGACCTGCACGCCGACGCCGTAGGACGCCTCCAGCAGCCGCATCCGCTGCAGGCCGGCGCTGCGTTCGAAGGTCTCCCGCATGGTGTTGGGTGGGCCGACCGCCAGGATCGTGTACGGGCTGGCGATCGGGTGATTGTCCACCAGGATCGCGCCGCCGGCCTGGCGGATCGTGACGTTCGGCCCGATCCGCACCCCGCCGACCGAAATCGCCTCTGCCCCACTGGCCCAGAGCGAATTGACGACCAATTGCAGATCCCGGTCGAGGATGACCTGGCGACTGCCGGGGACCCGCTGTTTGGACACGTCGGTCAGGTCGCGTCCGACATTCGGATCGGTCACCGTGATGTCCAGGCCGGGCCCGATCACCGCGGTGGTTCCCGCGGACAGGCTGAGCTGATCGAGCCGGGTCAACAGATCCCGACCGGTGACGTCCTCGCGCAATTCGCGCCGCTGGATGTCGTCGGCCTGGGCGGCAAGCGCGTCGCGGCGCTGCGCGAGCCGGTCGGTGTTGACCTCGGCAGTGCGCGCGCTCGCGGCCAGCACCTGCTGGGCCACGCTGACGCCCGGGGCGGTCGATCGGGCCTGGGCCACCGCGGCGGCGAACACCGCGGCGATCAGCAGCGCGGCCAGCGCCTGCCACAGCCGGTCGGTTCCCGGGGCGCGAGTGTGGCCGGCTTCGCGGCGGGCCGCCGCGGCGGCGTAGCCGGGGTCGAGATGTTCGGTGAGCAGTGAGCGCAGCAGTGACGGCAGCGGGATGCGGGCCGCGTGGTCGATCTCGCCGGGCGGCCGCCCGGCCTGCGGGTCGTAGCCGCCGAGCGCGGGGTCAGCCGGTGCGGGCATCGCGGGTGGTGTCGACTCGTGGCAGCGTGCGGACAACCAGGCGAACCTGCAGCAGGTAGAGCACCGCCGACCACAGGTACATCCCCAGACCCCAGAGGACAAAACCCCACCCGCAGGCTCCGATGACCCGGCTCCACGTGGCGTCCCACTGGCCCAGTAGCACCAGCGGGAAGCCGGACATCAGCGCGAAGGTGGCGGCCTTTCCGATATAGGTCACCGGCAAGGCGGCCAGCCCGCGACGGCGGACCACCGGCAACGTCGCCGCCAGTATGGCGTCACGCCCGATCAGGGTGCCGACCACCCACCACGGCACCACACCGGACAGGCCCAGCCCCAGCGGCACGGCGACCATGTAGATGCGGTCCACCAGAGGGTCCAGCAGCGCACCGAGCCGGGACGACTGGTTGTCCACCAGGCGGGCGATCTTGCCGTCCGCCCAGTCGGAGAATCCGCTGAACATCAGGATCGCCACCGCCCACCCGTAGGCGTGGGTGACCAGCATCAGATACAGGAACACCGGCACCAGCAGCAGCCGGATCACCGACAACACGTTCGGGATCGTCAGCACCCGATCGTCGCCGCGGTTCGTCATGGGACGAACCTATCGCTAGCGGAACACCCCTGGCAGGCTCAGCGCCGACAGAGTGTCGTCGTTGAGCGGGTTGTCGTGCACCATGTACGTCCACGTCGAGGTCGGCCGCGCCAGCTTGGACAGATCCAGGCCCTGTTCCTCCTCGAGGACGTTGGCCGTCTCGAAGGTCTGCTGGGCGGCTTCGATCGCATCGGCGGCCAGGTGGCCGAAGGCGTCGACGGCCATCCGGTGGAACTCGTCGAGCGGGTTCTGCCTGCCAAGTGCGCGCAGGTGGATGCTCTCGCGGATGTCGGACAGGTAGGCCAGGTGATCAGCCCAGCCACGGTCGAGGTGGTACAGCATGATGTCGCGGCAGATCTTTTCGAGCCGATCCTCGGAGACCTTCTCCGACAGCGCCTCGTAGCGGTCCGGGGACAGCTCGGCGAGTTCCTCGCGGGCGGCAGCCGTGCTCAGCAGGGTGTTGCGCCGTTCGACGATGATGGCGCGCTGCTGGGCGATCAGCTGGTTGTAGCGCCAGGTGTTGGCGTGCACGTCGAGCAGCCGGCCCTCCGCGACGCGCTGGGCGTGGTCGAGCAGCGAAGCGGCCTTCGGGCTGGTGATGCGGCCGGTGTCGTCGGTGTCCAGCGGCAGCTTCCCGCGCTCGATGTGGGAGGTGACGACGTCGTCCTCCCAGCTGGCGAAGAATGCGGTCGAACCCGGGTCACCCTGACGGCCAGCGCGCCCGCGCAGCTGGTTGTCCAGCCGCTCGGTGTTGTGCCTGCCGGTGCCGATGACGTGCAGGCCACCGAGTTCGGCCACTTTCTCGTGATCGGCCTCGTCGGAGCCGCCGAGCCGGATGTCGGTACCGCGGCCGGCCATCTGGGTGGATACCGTCACCGCGCCGAGCTTGCCGGCCTCGGCGATGACGGCCGCCTCCTCCTCGTCGTTCTTGGCGTTGAGCACCACCGCCGGGACGCCGCGGCGCACCAGCCGTTCGTAGAGCTCCTCGGATTCGGCGACGTCGTGGGTGCCGACCAGGATCGGCTGACCGCTGGCGTGCACCTCGATGATGTGCTCGATGATCGCCTCGGTCTTGGCCGCCGCGGTGATGTACACCCGGTCGGGCTGGTCCTCCCGGATGTTGGGGGTGTTCGGTGGGATCGGTGACACGCCGAGCTTGTAGAACTGGCGCAGCTGTTCACCGGCGGCCAGCGCGGTGCCCGTCATGCCGCAGACCGTGGGATACCGGTTGATCAACGCCTGCACGGTGATCGTGTCGAGGACCTCGCCGGTCTCGGTGGTCTCGATGCCCTCTTTGGCCTCGACCGCGGCCTGCAGGCCGTCCGGCCAGCGCTGCAGCTGGGCGATCCGGCCACGGGAGGAGTTGATCAGCTGCACTGCGCCGTTGCGCACGATGTAGTGGACGTCGCGCTGCAGCAGGACGTGCGCATGCAGGGCCACGTTGACCTCGGTCAGGGTGCTGCCGACATGTTCCTCGGAGTACAGGTCGATGCCACCGAGTGACTTTTCCAGCTTCTGGGCGCCCGACTCGGTGAGGTGCACGTTGCGGCTGTCCTCGTCGGTGTCGTAATCCTGGCCGGCCACCAGCTCGCCGACGAGTCGGACGATCTCCAGCTTCGGGGTCTCACGGTGGGTGGTGCCGGCCAGCACCAGCGGCACCAGGGCCTCGTCGACCAGCACCGAGTCGGCTTCGTCGATCAGGGCGACGTCGGGGTTCGGCGACACCAGGTCCGCCTCGTCGGTCACCAGCTGGTCGCGCAGCACGTCGAAACCGATCTCGTTGACCGAGGCGTAGGTGACGTCGCACTGGTAGGCGGCGCGGCGCTCCTCGGCGGTGGAGTCCTCGGTGATCCACCCGACGGTCAGGCCCATCGCCTCGATCAGCGGGCCCATCCATTCGGCGTCGCGGCGAGCGAGGTAGTCGTTGATGGTGACGACGTGGACGTGCCGGCCGGCCAGGGCGTAGCCGGCCGCGGCGATCGCGCCCGAGAGTGTCTTGCCCTCACCGGTCGCCATCTCGACGACATCGCCGGCCATCATCCGCAGCGCGCCGAGCAGCTGGACGTCGAACGGACGCAGTCCGGTGGTCCGCTCCGCGGCCGCTCTGGCGATGGCCAGGAACTGCGGGATATCGGCCGAGCCTGCGAGCTCGTCGAGCTCGAGCAGTTCGGCGGCCTTCTTCAGCTGGTCGTCGTCGAGCCCCTTGGCCTTCTCGTCGAACTCTGCCGAGGCGTCGACCTCGGCCATCGATTCGGCTTTGGTCTTCTCCGTCGTCGCCCCGAGCATGCGCCAGAACCCGCGGGTGAGGCGGCCCGGCCCGGCCGTGGTGGTCTTGCTTTTCTTCGCCACGCGTCAACGGTACCGGCGGCACCGACGGCTGCTGCGTCAGCTGGCCGGGATCGCCCGGAATTTCTCGGTGCGTGAGCGCGCAAGGAGGCCGGTCACGGTAGGTTCGCCGCAGAACGAAGTGGGGTGAGGGCAAGTGGACACGTCGACGTTCCGGCCCTCGTTGGACTGGGGCAGCGAGTTCTACCAGTCGATGTGGTGGCTGCTCAAGGTCTTCGTCATCACCGCGCCGTGCGTGCTCGTGGTGTTGGTGGCGCTGCGCCGGGGCACCGAATGGGGGCGGCAGTACTGGCGGATCAGCGGTGCGTATTTCACCGGACGGCACAGTGTGCTCACGTGGACGCTGCTGGCCCTGATGTTGCTGTCGACGATCGTCTCGGTGCGGATCAACCTGCTGTTGAGTTATCAGGTCAACGATCTGTTCAACGCCTTGCAGGTTGCCTTCTCCAACCCCGGCAACGACTCCGGAGCACACGGGTTCTGGATGACGATGGTGATCTTCGCCGTGCTGGCAGCCCTGCATGTCGCACGCTACCTCGCCGACTTGTACCTGACCCAGCGGTTCATCATGCGATGGCGAATATGGTTGAGCCACAGAGTGATCGACGACTGGCTGGGCGACGGGGCATACATCCGGAGCCAGTTTTCCCGCGAGCCGGCCGATAGCCCGGATCAGCGGATCCAACAGGACGTCGACATCTTCACCACCGGAGTCGGCAGCCAGACCAACGTCCCGGCCTACGGATCGGGCCAAACCCTGCTCTTCGGCGCGGTCTGGTCGGCGCTCACGGTGTTCTCGTTCGGGACCATCCTCTGGCAGCTCTCTGGGCCGTTACATCTGTGGAACGTCACGATTCCGCGCGCGCTGTTCTGGATCGTGCTGATCTACGTGCTGCTGGGGAGCGTCGTCGCCTTCGCCATCGGCAGGCCGATGATCCGGCTCAGCTATCTCAATGAGCTGCGCAATGCCGCGTTCCGCTACGCGCTGGTGCGGCTGCGCGATGCCAGCATGGCCATCGGAATGTACGAGGGCGAAGATGTCGAACGCACAGCGCTGCATCGCCGGCTGCAATCGGCCATGGACAACTATCGGCGCTGGGTGAACAAGATGGTCGTGCTCACTGGGTGGAACCTGTCGATGAGTCAAGCGATCAACCCGCTTCCCTTCATCGTTCAGGCACAGCGGTTGTTCGCCAGGGAGATCACGTTCGGCGGCGTGATGCAGTCGGCCACGGCCTTTCACATGATTCACGACTCACTGTCGTTTTTCCGCAACGCCTATGACGCGTTCGCGAGCTTCCGGGGCGCCACGATCAGGCTCAACGGGTTGATCGACGCCAACGCGCGCGCCCGCGCACTGGCACCCGCGCCGATCGCCGAATCCTTCGACGGCTCGGTGACCCTCGAGAAACTCGAGGTGCGGACCCCCGGTGGCCGACCACTCGTTGCCGACCTGAATGTTCGCCTTGCACCGGGTGATTCACTGCTGATTTCCGGCGACTCGGGCATCGGCAAGACGGTGTTGATGCAGAGCATCGCCGGATTGTGGCCGTTTCACTCGGGCTCGGTGGCACTGCCGGGCGGACGGCACGCGGCCATGTTCGTCCCCCAACTCCCCTACCTGCCGCTGGGAACCCTGCGCGCCGTGGTGAGCTACCCGCGCCCGGAAGGCTCGGCTAGCGACCGGCAGATTCAGCAGGCACTGGCCAAGGTGGCGCTGTCACAGCTGATCCTGCATGTCGGAGAGGACCGGGACTGGGCCAAGACACTGTCGGTGGGCGAGCAACAGCGGTTGACGTTCGCGCGCATTCTGCTGGCCCGGCCCAAAGCTGTGTTCCTGGATGAATCGACATCGGCGATGGACGAGGGCCTCGAGCTGATGCTCTATCAACTGCTGCGCACTGAGCTCCCGGACGTGATCATGGTCAGCGTCAGTCATCGGGCCACCGTCGAACCATTCCACGCCCGGCGCCTGCGGCTGCTTGGCGACGGACGCTGGCGAATCGAACCGCTGACATCGGCGATAGTGAGCCCCGACATAGCGCCTCCAACGGTCTGTTCTTAACCAGTCGCGGTACCTTGCCCGGATGGAGATGTACACCCCATCCATGGACTGGGGCCACGAACTCGTGCCCTCGCTGCTGTGGATCCTCAGAACGTGGGCGATCAGCGCGGCCGTCAGCATGGTGATCCTTGTGCTGCTGGCCCGCTACACCGTGTGGGGTCGGCAGTACTGGCGGATCACCGGTGACTACTTCAAGGGCCGACAGAGCGCCACGGTGTGGGCGTGGGTTGCAGTGCTGCTGCTGTCCGTGGTGATCTCCGTCCGGATCGACGTGCTGCTCAGTTACTTCAGCAACGACTTGTATTCGTCAGCGCAGACCGCAGTCCAGGGCTTCACGGCAAACGACACTGCCGTACATGACTCCGGGAAACGAGGCTTCTGGGCGGCAATGCTCCATTTCGCGATCCTCGCTGCGATCTACATCAGCCTGGCAATGCTCGACATCTATCTGACCCAACGGTTCATCATCCGTTGGCGGACGTGGTTGACCGATCGGCTCACCTGCGACTGGCTCGATGACCATGCCTACTACCGCACCCGGTTCACCGAATCCGACGTCGACAATCCCGACCAGCGCATCCAGCAGGACATCGACGTCTTCACCGCGGGGGTGGGCGCTTCTCCCAACAGCCCGATGGTCGGGACGTCGAGCATGCTGGTTTTCGGGGCGATCAACTCAGTGATCACCGTGTTTTCGTTCACCGTGATCCTCTGGCATCTGTCCGGCCCCCTGACCTTGTTCGGCGTCACGCTGGGACATGCGCTGTTCTGGATCGTCCTCGTCTACGTGGTGTTCGCTACCGTCATCGCCTTCTGGATCGGCCATCCGCTGATTCGGCTCAGCTTCCGCAACGAACTCACCAACGCGGTGTTCCGCTACGCCCTGGTGCGGCTTCGTGACGCCGCCGAGGCCGTCGGCTTCTACCGCGGTGAGGACGCCGAGCGTGGTTTGCTGCGGCGCAAGTTCGCCGGGATCATCGCCAACTACAAGCGCTACGTGAACCGCACCATCGCGCTGACCGGGTGGAACCTGTCGATGAGCCAGATTCTCGTGCCGCTACCGTGGGTCGTCCAGGCGCCGCGGCTGTTCGCCGGCCAGATCAAGATGGGCGACATATCCCAGTCCGCCAGCGCGTTCAGTTCGATCTCCAACGGCCTGTCGTTCTTCCGCAACGCCTACGCCTCGTTCGCCTCCTACCGTGCCGCGATCATCCGTCTGCACGGACTGGTGGAGACCAACTCGGTGGCCCGCGAGCTGCCCAAGCTGACCACGGTGGCCAGCCACGACGGTTCGGTGGAACTGCAGCGCGTCGAAGTCCGCACACCGACTGGTGCCCAGCTCGTCGACCCGATCGACCTGCGGCTGGAGCCCGGTGAGACGCTGGTGATCACCGGCAAGTCCGGCGCCGGCAAGACCACCCTGCTGCGCAGTCTGGCTCAGATGTGGCCCTACACCTCGGGCACGTTGTGCCGGCCCGTCGATGATCACGGAACGATGTTCCTGTCCCAGATGCCCTATGTCCCACTGGGCGATCTGCGCACCGTGGTGTCGTATCCGGCCAACTCGGGCGAGATCACCGACGAGGAGCTGCAACGGGCTCTGACCCAGGTGGCCTTGTCGCATTTGACGATTCGGCTCAACGAGGTCGAGGACTGGGCCAAGGTGCTCTCGCCAGGCGAGCAGCAGCGCATCGCCTTCGCCCGGGTTCTGCTGACGTGTCCCAAGGCGGTGTTCCTCGACGAGGCCACCTCGGCGCTCGACGAGGGTCTGGAGTACGCGCTCTACGACCTGATCCGCACCGAGCTGCCGAATACCATCCTGGTCAGCGTCAGCCATCGCAGCACCGTCGAGCAGCATCACGAGAAGCACCTGGAGCTGTTGGGCGACGGCCAGTGGCGGCTGGGCCGGATCGAGGGTAACGAACCGGCTCCGGTCTGAGCAGACTCGCCGAGGAGTCGCCCCCATGGAGATGTACAAGCCCTCCCTGGACTGGAGCAACGAGATCCCGCACTCGCTGCTGTGGGCGTGCAAGGCGTGGGCGATCAGCGCGGTACTGACAGTCCTGGTGCTGGTCCTGCTGGCTCGCTACACCGTGTGGGGGCGGCAGTTCTGGCGCGTCACCGGCGGGTACTTCCGCGGCCGCTCCAGCCTGGTGGTGTGGGCCTGGCTCGGGGTGCTGCTGTTCTCGACGATGATCGCGGTGCGCCTCGACGTCTTGCTCAGCTACTACAGCAATGACCTCTACTCGTCATTGCAGGTGGCCTTCGAGGGCGCCGGGGCCGGCAATATCGCGGTACGCGACTCCGGGGTCAACGGATTCTGGCTCGCCATCCTGACCTTCGCCCTCATCGTGACGGTCTACATCAGCAGGCAGATCATCGACATCTACCTGATGCAGCGGTTCATCATCCGCTGGCGGGTCTGGCTGACCGACCACCTCACCGGTGACTGGCTGGGCCAGCAGGCCTACTACCGCGGGCGCTTCATCGACACACCGATCGACAACCCCGATCAGCGCATCCAGATGGACATCGACGTGTTCACCACCTGTACCGGTGCGGAGACGAACACGCCGACCGTGGGTACGTCGACCACGCTGCTGTTCGGTGCGATCAACTCGCTGGTGTCGGTGGTGTCCTTCGCCCCGATCCTCTGGCATCTGTCCGGGCCGTTGAGCGTGTTCGGGTTCACCCTCGGCCATGCACTGTTCTGGCTGGTGCTGGCCTATGTCGCGATCGCCACCGTCATCGCGTTCTGGATCGGTAAACCGTTGATCCTGTTGAGCTTTCGCAACGAGCTGACCAACGCCGCGTTCCGCTATGCCCTGATCCGGCTGCGCGACGCCGCCGAGGCGATCGGCTTCTACCGCGGCGAAGCCGCCGAACGCACCGTGTTGCGGTCCCGCTTCAGCGCGATCATCGCCAACTATCGCGCCTTCGTGGTGCGCAGCCTGTTCCTGCTGGGCTGGAACCAGACCATGAGCCAGATCATCACCCCGCTGCCGCTGGTGGTGCAGGCGCCCCGGCTGTTCGCCGGTCAGATCAGCTTCGGTGACGTCAGCCAGTCCTCCAGCGCATTCTCCAACATCCACGACTCGCTGGCGTTCTTCCGCAGCGTCTATGACTCGTTCGCCGCTTACCGGGCCACCATCATCCGGCTGGACGGGCTTGTCGAGGCCAACGAACGGGCCCGCGAACTGCCACGGCTCGAGGCCGGGGAAAGTGCCGACGGCACAGTCGAATTGCGTGATGTCGACGTGCGCCGACCCAATGGCGAGGTACTGATCGAGGGTCTGGATCTGCGCCTGCAGCCCGGCGAGGCGCTGGTGATCACCGGCCCGTCGGGCTGTGGTCGTACGACCCTGCTGCGCAGCCTGGCCCGGCTGTGGCCCTACAGCTCCGGGCAGCTGCTCCAGCCGGGCGGCGCTGACGGACACACGATGTTCCTGTCCCAGGTGCCCTACGTCCCGCTCGGTGATCTGCGCGCGGTACTGACCTATCCGGCAATCGAATCCAGCATCCCCGACCAACGCCTGCTCGCCGTGCTCGACGAGGTGGCACTGGGCCATCTGAGCTCCCGGCTCAGTGACGTGCAGGACTGGGCCAAGGTGCTCTCGCCGGGTGAACAGCAGCGCATCGCCTTCGCCCGCATCCTGCTCAGCGAACCGGGGGCGGTGTTCCTCGACGAGGCCACCTCCGCGGTCGACGAGGGTCAGGAGTATGCGCTGTACCGGCTGCTGCGCCGCACACTGCCGGACTGCATCGTGGTCTCGGTGACCCACCGCAGCACCGTCGAACAGCACCACGAGCACCACCTGCGGCTGCTCGGCGGCGGAGCCTGGCAGCTCGACCGCCGGTCCGATCCGGTCGGTGTATGAGCCTGTGCCGCAACGACTCAGCGCACCTCGGACAGCGCGAAAGCGTCGCCGCGCGTCTGCACCGTGAAGGCATGGGGTGCAGCGAAGTGGGCCGGCAGCAGCATCGCGCCGCGCTCGACGGCGCTTTCCAGGATCAGCCGCCGGCTGGCCGCCGAGACGGGGCCGTCGCTGCAGAAGGCGCTGTTCCAGTCCGGTTGATACGCCTGCAGGGCGGAGTGCATCGAGTCTCCGGAGAAGACGGCGCTGCCCCCTGATCCGGTCAACCAACCGATGCTGTGCCCGGGGGTGTGACCGGGGCACAGCTGCAGCCGCAGGTAGTCATCGACATCGCAGCCTTCCCCCTCCCACAACTCCACCAGGTCGCGGTCGAAGACCGGTTTGACGGAGTCCTCGAAGACCAGGCCGTTGAAATCCTGTTCGCCGGGGCCGCCCGTCGTCGGGTCCCAGAACCGGAATTCGGTGGCGTTGATGTAGTAGCGGGCGTTGGGAAAGGTCGGCACCCACTGCCC is a window from the Mycolicibacterium anyangense genome containing:
- a CDS encoding MBL fold metallo-hydrolase, whose translation is MIDLGDVTVGRVEESYGTAVPAGLMVPSFDAELVAELGPNAMSQLLVPGTDQIVLSMHTWLIRTPQKTILVDTCNGNHKKRTAPLAGMLQTDWLEQLLAAGITPDEVDAVVCTHLHADHVGWNTTLVGGQWVPTFPNARYYINATEFRFWDPTTGGPGEQDFNGLVFEDSVKPVFDRDLVELWEGEGCDVDDYLRLQLCPGHTPGHSIGWLTGSGGSAVFSGDSMHSALQAYQPDWNSAFCSDGPVSAASRRLILESAVERGAMLLPAHFAAPHAFTVQTRGDAFALSEVR
- a CDS encoding ABC transporter ATP-binding protein/permease; its protein translation is MEMYKPSLDWSNEIPHSLLWACKAWAISAVLTVLVLVLLARYTVWGRQFWRVTGGYFRGRSSLVVWAWLGVLLFSTMIAVRLDVLLSYYSNDLYSSLQVAFEGAGAGNIAVRDSGVNGFWLAILTFALIVTVYISRQIIDIYLMQRFIIRWRVWLTDHLTGDWLGQQAYYRGRFIDTPIDNPDQRIQMDIDVFTTCTGAETNTPTVGTSTTLLFGAINSLVSVVSFAPILWHLSGPLSVFGFTLGHALFWLVLAYVAIATVIAFWIGKPLILLSFRNELTNAAFRYALIRLRDAAEAIGFYRGEAAERTVLRSRFSAIIANYRAFVVRSLFLLGWNQTMSQIITPLPLVVQAPRLFAGQISFGDVSQSSSAFSNIHDSLAFFRSVYDSFAAYRATIIRLDGLVEANERARELPRLEAGESADGTVELRDVDVRRPNGEVLIEGLDLRLQPGEALVITGPSGCGRTTLLRSLARLWPYSSGQLLQPGGADGHTMFLSQVPYVPLGDLRAVLTYPAIESSIPDQRLLAVLDEVALGHLSSRLSDVQDWAKVLSPGEQQRIAFARILLSEPGAVFLDEATSAVDEGQEYALYRLLRRTLPDCIVVSVTHRSTVEQHHEHHLRLLGGGAWQLDRRSDPVGV